The Hemicordylus capensis ecotype Gifberg chromosome 6, rHemCap1.1.pri, whole genome shotgun sequence genome window below encodes:
- the LOC128331584 gene encoding SCAN domain-containing protein 3-like: protein MLVYVRYIFQEDVHEDMLCALLLPTNTTAAELFKSLNEYISGKLNWSFCVGICMDGAAAMTGRISGFTTRVKEVASECESTHCVLHREMLASWKMSPELKNVLQDAIKIIDHIKVHALNSRLFAQLCEEMDTEYTHLLLYTEVSWLSKGRSLARVFELREPLQRFLLEKQSPLAAYFSDTEWVSKLAYLCDIFNLLNELNLSLQGKMTTVFKLADKVAVFKAKLELWGQRVNTGIFDMFQTLAELLKETEPEPSFSQLLHDHLLYLSFQKSLSITSQPQKTPELGRNGSVTHL, encoded by the coding sequence ATGCTTGTTTATGTGCGATATATTTTTCAGGAGGATGTGCATGAGGATATGTTATGTGCACTTTTGTTGCCAACCAACACCACAGCTGCAGAACTATTCAAGTCTTTGAATGAATACATATCAGGAAAACTGAATTGGTCATTTTGTGTCGGTATATGCATGGATGGAGCAGCTGCCATGACTGGACGGATTTCTGGTTTTACTACTCGGGTCAAGGAGGTCGCTTCTGAATGTGAGTCTACACATTGTGTCCTCCATAGAGAAATGCTGGCTAGCTGGAAAATGTCACCTGAACTTAAGAATGTTTTGCAGGATGCGATTAAAATTATCGACCACATTAAAGTACATGCCCTTAACTCACGTCTGTTTGCGCAGCTCTGTGAGGAGATGGACACAGAGTACACACATCTTCTCTTATACACAGAAGTGAGCTGGCTTTCTAAAGGTAGATCACTGGCCAGAGTTTTTGAGTTACGGGAGCCGCTCCAGAGATTTCTTTTAGAAAAACAGTCACCACTGGCAGCATATTTCAGTGACACAGAATGGGTCTCAAAACTTGCTTACTTGTGTGACATATTCAACCTGCTTAATGAACTCAATCTGTCACTTCAGGGGAAAATGACAACTGTGTTCAAGTTGGCTGATAAAGTGGCTGTATTCAAAGCCAAACTGGAATTATGGGGGCAACGAGTGAACACTGGGATTTTTGACATGTTCCAAACATTAGCAGAGCTTTTGAAAGAAACTGAGCCAGAGCCTTCTTTCTCCCAGCTGTTGCATGATCACCTACTGTATCTCAGCTTTCAAAAGAGTTTGAGCATTACTTCTCAACCACAAAAGACCCCCGAACTGGGAAGGAATGGATCCGTGACCCATTTGTGA